From Brassica oleracea var. oleracea cultivar TO1000 chromosome C3, BOL, whole genome shotgun sequence, a single genomic window includes:
- the LOC106333929 gene encoding defensin-like protein 192: MTTKSVSSLAIFFILCLVIFEVHETEAQDRKCLKEYGGDVGFSFCAPRIYPLFCYRRCRQNKGGAKGGKCRSEAGTGMKCLCDFCSNTP, translated from the exons ATGACAACGAAGTCAGTTTCTTCCCTCGCCATATTTTTCATCCTCTGTCTGGTTATCTTTG AAGTGCACGAGACAGAAGCGCAGGATAGAAAATGTCTTAAAGAATACGGAGGCGACGTGGGTTTCAGCTTCTGCGCGCCTCGGATATATCCGTTGTTCTGTTATCGGAGATGCCGTCAGAACAAGGGCGGCGCGAAAGGTGGAAAATGCCGTTCAGAGGCCGGCACTGGTATGAAATGCTTATGCGATTTCTGCAGCAACACGCCTTAA
- the LOC106331780 gene encoding basic endochitinase CHB4-like — protein MANNAKSTTKKHPLVLLTTLSVLILTVSKPVTSQNCGCASDFCCSKWGYCGQTEDYCGDGCREGPCQGGGGGGGGGGGGGGGGDAVSLEETVTPEFFNSIISQARDGCAGKGFYSHNAFIAAANSYPSFGSSISKREIAAFFAHVTHETEFMCYIEEIDGPAKAEDYCDKENTDFPCAPGKGYYGRGPIQLSWNYNYGQCGRDLNENILASPEKVAQDPALAFKTAFWFWTTNVKGKFNQGFGATIRAINGMECSGRNPATVEKRIGYFRDYCGKLGVEPGDNLSC, from the exons ATGGCGAATAACGCCAAATCCACAACAAAAAAACACCCATTAGTCCTTCTCACAACTCTCTCTGTCTTGATCCTAACCGTTTCCAAACCAGTGACCTCCCAGAACTGCGGGTGTGCCTCTGACTTCTGCTGCAGCAAATGGGGTTACTGTGGTCAGACAGAGGACTACTGTGGCGACGGCTGTCGTGAAGGCCCTTGCCAAGGCGGTGGTGGCGGTGGCGGTGGCGGTGGCGGTGGCGGTGGAGGCGGAGACGCCGTTTCGCTTGAAGAAACGGTGACACCAGAATTCTTTAACTCTATAATAAGCCAAGCAAGAGATGGTTGTGCAGGTAAAGGGTTTTACTCTCACAACGCCTTCATTGCCGCAGCCAACTCCTATCCGAGCTTCGGTTCTTCCATCTCCAAACGCGAGATCGCTGCGTTCTTTGCTCACGTCACTCATGAAACAGAAT TCATGTGCTACATTGAGGAAATAGATGGACCAGCCAAGGCTGAAGACTATTGCGACAAAGAGAACACAGACTTCCCATGTGCACCAGGAAAGGGCTACTATGGTCGTGGTCCGATCCAGCTCTCCTGGAACTACAACTACGGTCAATGTGGCAGAGACCTAAACGAGAACATATTGGCTTCCCCAGAGAAAGTGGCTCAAGACCCAGCTCTTGCTTTCAAAACCGCTTTCTGGTTCTGGACCACTAATGTTAAGGGGAAATTTAACCAGGGCTTTGGAGCGACCATTAGAGCTATAAATGGTATGGAGTGTAGCGGAAGAAATCCTGCAACGGTCGAGAAAAGGATTGGATATTTCCGTGACTACTGTGGTAAGCTTGGAGTTGAACCTGGAGATAACCTCTCTTGTTAA